One segment of Triticum aestivum cultivar Chinese Spring chromosome 2A, IWGSC CS RefSeq v2.1, whole genome shotgun sequence DNA contains the following:
- the LOC123190729 gene encoding protein FATTY ACID EXPORT 7, whose product MALLATTPLLAPLALSPAPISASQSSLLFLRAPAPALLSLRSASPGARLLAAVASKEPELGGGGSGGGDGAGSGGGGGGGSNPQGGGDEGEEEKMGEGLSMSQKLTLAYAALVGAGGVMGYMKSGSQKSLAAGGISALVLFFVHTQLPVRPVFASAIGLGISAALLSVMGSRFKKSGKIFPAGVVSLLSLVMVGGYAHGIMRSSHA is encoded by the exons ATGGCCCTCCTCGCCACGACCCCACTCCTCGCGCCGCTCGCCCTCTCCCCGGCCCCGATCTCCGCCTCCCAGAGCTCCCTCCTCTTCCTGCGCGCCCCAGCCCCCGCCCTCCTCTCGCTCCGCTCCGCCTCCCCCGGCGCCCGCCTCCTCGCGGCCGTCGCGTCCAAGGAgcccgagctcggcggcggcggatcgggaggCGGAGACGGTGCGGGATCtgggggcggaggcggcgggggaaGCAACCCGCAGGGAGGCGGGGAcgagggggaggaggagaagatgggGGAGGGGCTCTCCATGTCGCAGAAGCTCACCCTCGCCTACGCCGCGCTCGTCGGAG CTGGTGGCGTAATGGGTTACATGAAGAGCGGAAGCCAGAAGTCATTGGCTGCAGGAGGCATATCAGCCCTGGTGCTGTTCTTCGTTCACACTCAACTACCAGTGAGACCCGTCTTTGCGTCAGCGATCGGGTTAG GTATATCGGCTGCACTGCTGTCAGTCATGGGGTCTCGCTTCAAGAAGTCCGGAAAGATATTCCCAGCCGGCGTCGTGTCCCTCCTTTCCTTGGTCATGGTCGGAGGCTACGCCCATGGGATTATGCGTAGCTCGCATGCGTGA